From the Limanda limanda chromosome 7, fLimLim1.1, whole genome shotgun sequence genome, the window CAGATGAATCCTCACATTTTTTCTTTAGCTCTTTGGAAGGAAGCAGAGAAAACTCTGCTTTAGaaagattattattttgttctGACAGGTTATAACTAAACATCAAGACAAAGCAACCAGGACACAAAACAAGATTTTCAATATTATTCTTACTGTTTATCTTTGTAAGCCTGACTTCACACTGCTTCACTCCGATACTATGGCCATTCACttctagaaaataaaataaatgagtaaaaaacacaaaattatcaAATGCCGTGGCTTCTTATACACTTCTTTTCCTTATTTCTGTGTACATCATATAAATCATTGTCAACATCTAATTCAAGGTGGTTTATTTATCAGATTATTTGATCAAGGTAAAAATGTACCTTTACTGTATTTGTACTCAGACTCGCGTTCTGCTTCGCTGTCGGAGAGATGAGCAGCGTCTCCATTCTCGAAGGCCTGCGACAGGAAATAGAGCAAAGGCACACAATTAATTAAACAAGCAAAAACTTAACACACCCAAAAGATGAGGCTGCAGCTCTAGCATTAACTTACCTGATTAAAAACGTGCTGAGCATCCAGTGGTGGACAGGGAAGGGCCAATAGGGTCAGAACAAGCCTCCTGAACACTGTCTGCTTGCTGTCCCTCAGTACGCTGGCCCAGTGTTTCTCCCGTGAAACCTCTGCTGAGTgattctcctctccctcctcggCCAGCTGATACTGAAGGAATTCACTCGTGAGCTGGTTGACCTCCTCGGGGGAGCTGCAGAGTCCCAGCTTGGTCCCAAGCTCCCCAACTGCTGTCTGTGTCACTTTCTGCCTGCTCTGGGGATTCAACAGCTGAGCTATGCTCCTTAGCAACCCATCCTTTAGAGGCAGTTTCTCTGCAATGCAACTTGTCAGTGCGATGTAGAAAGACAACACCTCCTCTCTAAACGGTGGCAGTGCCTCTGAAGACTCATTTAGGATATCTTCAACGGCTTTCCCACCCAGTTCGGGGCTTGACAGGTGGGATGACTTGTCCTTGAGGATTTGGGTATCATGTTCCTCGAGGAAGCGAGCAGCAGCTTGAGGACGAAGGAAGTAACAGGTGTAGGTGCTCAGCAGGTTACTGGCTTCTTCTAGAATGAGCTGCAAATCAGCTTGAGCCGCTCCTTCCGGCGTCTGCAGATGCATTTGGAAATTGTGCAGCGGCTTTAAGGCCCGCTCCAGAAATGTAAACGTTGCCCTAACTTTGGGATCCTGCAGCCGGGAGCAGATTAACTTGGCTTTGTCATCATTCGCGTCGCAAGAGCCAAAGTACGATACAAGATCTGTCCATATTTCCAACATTTTTGTGACTAAAAGGCAAAAGTTAAGGCAGCGGGCGTTGAAATAAGATGGACTGTCCACAGTGATAGAGCCAAAGAGAGCCTTGAGGTTATCATTCTTCTCAAAAGAGGAGGAGTAGTGGGCATACATGTCCACTGTCAGCTCCTGAGCCTGATTGGAGAGCTGCTTAACTCCAGCCTGGCAAGCAGCATCACTGATGGTGTACAGCCCTCCAAAGACTGCTATGTTCGGGTTGAGTTCCTTCAGCTGTGAGCAGATCTGCTCTGAGGCCGCACCATAACCATCGAGGTAGACAGCGACAAGGTTATCTGCTGGTAACCCGAATTTCTTTAAGGTCTCCCCCACTAATACGGCTGTTTGATCTTCTGCATAGTTCTCTGACTCAAGAGCATCCAGAAACCGGATGCAGTGCCTGGAGGCTTCTACGTCAAAGAATCCAACGAGGACCACCGAGACAGCCTCATCCTTTCCTACGGTTTCCCCTCCGGAAATGTACACACAGTAAGGAGTGTGCTGGCAAACAGATGTAATATCTTTGGGGTACTGACGCCCCAGCTTGCGGCGTGCAAAGCGTATAGACACCTGTTCCCCTTTGGCAGAGCCATTATAACAGTGTCTCTGAATAAAGCGGATCGCTGCATCAGTGCAGGGCAGCGGCGGCTCAGAGTGTTGGCGTTGCAGGCAGGGACCCTTGGAAACTCTTCCCCGTTTGTAGTGAATGTTAGTGTCCATGTGACGCTGAAGTTCAACATGGCCTTTAGCAAAGGTTTTGAGGTTTTTAGCACAAGTGATGCAGTATGTGTATTGCTCTCCAAGAGTGCTCTTTTCAGCCCAGTCAAACATATTCTTCCACTTTTCTGTGTATGGGTATCTTTTAATGCCTTTCTCTTCTTTGTCTGATTCCAATTCAACACCTGCTGACAAAGTAGGAGAAAACATAATTACTGCACAAGCACTGTAAATGCTGCATCAAATCTTAACCATATGTCATTGACGcagtgaaagaaaatgaaaagttttATTTACCCGAGGGTGGAGGTGCAACAACTGGGCTGATGTCCTGGCCGTCCCGGGCTTGCACAGGGTCGTATCCTTTACAGTCCTTTACATTTGCTATGTAAAAAGCTTTGAACCACTTCAAGATCTTAATGTTGCTTTTATGATCCCCTTTTCCGAGACTCTCAACTGGAATGTTCtaaaacaagacaagacaagacaagacgaAGAAGAAATGTTAACATTTAGAAAACTTggatataatatattataatataactACAAGTCATTGTCTTCACAGCAAAGGAAGAATCTGAAGTCAGAAATTCAAATTCTAATTTTCCTGTGATAACTTGTCATTACTCAGCGTTGATTTTCCTACTTGACAAGTTTGAAATTTTCCTGAGTTACACTGAGTTGGTTTAATAATGGAACAACTAATTTCTCTGTTTACAAACATTACAAAAcaagttgaataaaaaaataaaagaaactgtAACGCTACTCAACTAGAGGTAATGTGCTTACCTTGCTGATACCCCTCTTGCTGAAGGCCTCCTGGAGCAGAGTGAAGTTGTGCTTATATTCATCCTCACCCTTTGCATCAAACTTCACCTTGGTCATGTCAACAGAGCCACGAATAACCCAGTCCATCATCTGACACTGACACGCTCCTGTAGAAACGTACAAACACATTACGACCGTTCAAACAGAGGCATGGCACACAACACGGCACCGGATTTTAACAGCTCTGGTATCATAACTTCCCAGAAAAAAGACCAGGTCCAAAAACCAATGTTCTCCTAGTTTGTAACGGCTTGGCATGATTAAATGAATTGCAGTAGGTCAGCTCATTCTGAGTCATCACCTGAACCCATCTCTCGCACATCATTGAAGTTCGTCTTGAGCAGGCGGTTGAACCAGGACACCAACTTAAAGCGGCTGATTTTATCAGGGCCGAAGTCCGGAGTCAAAACCAGGTTTGTTGCCATCTTGCAGCTCTCTgagaaaagacaacaacaataatcacattttaatgaatTCAGATTACCTCATCATAAACATGTTGTTAATCCAATTGTTTATTCACAGCCAGTGTTCTTGTTTGTAATGTATTGTgttgggatttcaaatttttaactatagtctgtgtctgattgaactccaaccaaataaagatagaagcatttcaaattatgTTTGTACTATTAACATAAAAGCTAGagacagttttagctagatataaggccttggtacaaatgatttaataataaccttttccttcctagggtttaatctaccaattaagaatgaatgtttcactcgttctgtattaaagcataattttccttagctgtattcaacatcagacagagtgCATGGAGCTGTtccttctggggcaaagtcagcaTGACactgtttgggttcagttgttgcgaatgtttacagtcaggattgttttgatgaagcagaaaacataataatcttttctccaactgTAAACACCTTTTGcccgtcatggcatctgctgggtGAAGGCCTttaatgaagtaaacaggttgccgagcaactatagcgtcattgggagtttcttcctgttcacttccgtattcccaATAGCCagggaggatggattacgcctgcgcacttccgaggaggaggaacgaagatctaatgctataaaatagacaggcgccggatgttcgtggcgctctAATACGACTAATGTACTGGaggcccattgctttgctgtaacctgttcattgcgtcctaaataaatactttgattgagcaaaccgagttcggctcatgTTCTCTGAAAGGATAAACGATCACGCTTTAACAATTGTCGTTGGAGATTCTGGGTCATCCAGGTAAATCCAAATGCTGAAAACTCAGCTCAGTGCAACTCTCACACTGTCATCGAAGAAGAGCAACAGCACGTTCTTGCTTTTCTGATCTGTCTTAACATGTCAATGTTTCTCAACCGAGACCAGTTCACCTGTTTTTAGCACTCGGATAATCAAATGCATAGGGAGAggcagtggactagtggcagaaacttggactatgggcagaaaaagTCTCTgtttcgactccacggagaaacaacaaaaagacgaacctggattgatctgtccaaaaatccaagaggattctccctaccctgtctagtgtccctgagcaaggcaccttactcccccaacatctgctccccgggcgccgcaCATGGCTGCCCATTGCTGTGTGTCCTGCTCCGGATGggtttaaaagcagaggttaaatttccctccttgcatgtctgtgcatgtgtttgggacaaataaatgtatcttaatcttaattaattTGTAGCACAGCTTCATTGGACCTTACACACAGTACAAGCCACCATCTAGAGCTTTAAAACTATCTCTTCCCTTTCAAGTACCATCACATTGTTACTCCTTCTAAAAGGCACATCTGTCTGTATTCAGGCTGGTGTGTGCCCTCCCCCTCTATCCCAAAGCTGACTTCTCAGagtggggggtggtgggtgAGACAGGGCCAATGGGTGGGCTTCCTAATCCTCCATTGTGTGCCTGACGGTGGAGGACTAAAGGCTGAATGCTTGCTGTCAACACGCTTCTCGCTTTTGCATGAGTTTGTGTTGGCGTGTGCTGGTTGCGTGCATGTTGTGCACAAGGACACCGAGCTAGCTGCTGGACACACaagcccccccccttctcttcctccctcaatGTATAGGAAGAGTCAGTGAAATCTCGCGTTGTtccattttcccttttttgccGCGAACGTCCCCATTGCACAACTTTCACTGACAACGAAACTCGGGCTTTGCAACACACTGCACCGTGTCGCTTTACGTAACGTGAACACAAACCCggcaaacacacatctgtaagtCAGccttcaacacaacacaacacaacctggtTCTTCCTGGAGGAGGCTTTGTATCGGCTCTGTTAACACGTCTGGAAGCAACACACACGTGTAATAACAGCGTTATTACTGCAAAGAGGCAACGTGAGACTATGTCTATAAGGAATCAAtaacaacaccccccccccccctgctgggtCCACGATCCAGTCGGTGGGTCCGTGTGTGAGCCGGTctttgtgttgtgctgctgcagggaaaccgggagaaacacaacacaaccacccaGACAATAAACAGTACaacacaaccaccaccaccaccaccaccaccaccttccGGAAAGAGCGGTTCTACAGGAGGAAAGTTTACACACTGACTGGTTTTTCTACGAGGATCCATCGTGGGAGACTTACCTCCGTCCTTCCCCTCGCGTTCACAGACCAGCTCCCTCCCCCACCCTCGACCCCCACATCCCCCCGCTGCAGCCCGGCCCATGTGACGTCGACCTCAACGGGGACGGTCCATTGGACGCCCGGTGCGGGGAGGCTGTCCAGTAGCAGCACTGCTAGCTTAATGGACCGTGTATAATCAGCTCGCTACGGCTAGCACATGTAAACAACAAAATGGCGAATCGCGATGTTTAGCGTAATAAAAGCCCCTACTCACTTTTATCTATAACGTTATgtcctctgtttgtgtctgaacaCGAAACAATGTCCCTCTCACAATAGACTGATCCACGAAGCTAGCACGACCCTAGCTTGTTTGCTAGTTTTTAATGGATGTGTCATTAGCATAATCGCAATATATGTTCTACGGGCCAAACAAACATGGCGGCGACACTCACTCACGAAAAGTAACAAGTGTGCGAgatgctagctgctagccgtgTCCCCTCACAACCAATTAAAAGTGAAGCTAATTTCGCTATGTAGCTAATGTAGCAACAAGTGCGAGTGGCCTGCTGGTGCACCACTAACCCGGGTTAGTCACGGGTTCACTTACCGAGATAAAGCCGCGACGATCCCGTCTAGAATAAGTCCGGGTTGTTGTTACCAGGCTAGCACCCCTTAGGTAGCTAGTCCCCATGTGTGACCGTACTTCCGTTAGCACAGCTGCTAGCATAGCATTAGGTTAGCCCACATACAAATCTGCACTAATTGACCCCTGAAGTGAAATCAGCAAATATTGATCAAGGCGATAACTCAAAATGAATATCTCATATTTAATATCGGCTATTGATTGATTGGAAGGTGGATATCGAGAGTTAATTTGTCAGTAAGCATTCGACAGGTAAATTAAGTTTAAGTTATGATGACACCCGATGagtttctgcttcatttttgtGGATTTAAACATTAAAGTGCTCAAATTCAGCCTTCACgtttcaaaatggcggctgtTCCCTGCAGGTTTCAGGCCTGTttcctccagagtttctccctGTGTCATGGCGGCTCGGCAGCTGCCAGTATCCAGTCACCAAACAACCCGCCAGAGAGACGACTTTCTCACGTTAAATCTTAGATTGACACATAAACCGACAGAGGAAACGTCTGAGAGCTTCACGAGCTCCGCTGACATCTCGCCTGTGCTCTCGCCATCTCGTTAAATCCTGAGAACGCTGGGGGAAACCATTACCGTCTAACCTGGGGAAGAGCATAACCTCCACCCTACGATAATTGTTCCCTGATAAAAGCTGAATCTTTTCCCAGTTTAAATCAACATATTTAATGCCGAAATAACAGGCCTGTGTAAATCCCAAGAAACACGTCACAACAACaattcctcccaaccgcaataagactgtacaactcatctacctctgtcagagccaccatcacagaactgcactaaatatacctgtctcctcgcactgtgtaccctgtacaacactccgctccttatacacttacttcacatcatatgtgatacgtgttaatataaaccatattgatattatatatcattttatacaataatattgtcttttgcacgctctgtctacatattcttacactcatagtatattatattatctattgtatagtcaaatacttatatttatacctctactatatatcatatattatatcatactctctgtatattctttgtatatataagtctatatacacatatttatacatgtgtacatgttagtattattatatttactattattattatatatactgttgctgccattattactatatactgctattatattggtataattactatcatatataaatatatattatgttatattatatactatatatactgtactatttttatatactgtctaacaataacattaccatcatatcatcagtactattaccatcatcttgccactgcaccttatctacctatttatctgtgtttctgtttttattctttgtacctcaatattttttattttattctattgtattgtattttattgtattcaaatatactggctgctatgacgacttaatttccctttggggatgaataaagtaatctatctatctatcaatcatgATAATAACTGAATCTCAGTCGTTCAAATACAGTTTATCTACAGCAACTTGTCTTGTCATTTAGCCGTCAATGTATCACCTCAGTGTTTGTCGAGTGGGGATAACATCTTTATTGCATTTGCAGGCAGACAAAACATTCATTGTATGAGTCGAGTCACAGTGACACTAAAAGAGATTATCTtcattatctcctcaccactatgccgatggagtttcaggggtaa encodes:
- the dnmt3ba gene encoding DNA (cytosine-5-)-methyltransferase 3 beta, duplicate a is translated as MATNLVLTPDFGPDKISRFKLVSWFNRLLKTNFNDVREMGSGACQCQMMDWVIRGSVDMTKVKFDAKGEDEYKHNFTLLQEAFSKRGISKNIPVESLGKGDHKSNIKILKWFKAFYIANVKDCKGYDPVQARDGQDISPVVAPPPSAGVELESDKEEKGIKRYPYTEKWKNMFDWAEKSTLGEQYTYCITCAKNLKTFAKGHVELQRHMDTNIHYKRGRVSKGPCLQRQHSEPPLPCTDAAIRFIQRHCYNGSAKGEQVSIRFARRKLGRQYPKDITSVCQHTPYCVYISGGETVGKDEAVSVVLVGFFDVEASRHCIRFLDALESENYAEDQTAVLVGETLKKFGLPADNLVAVYLDGYGAASEQICSQLKELNPNIAVFGGLYTISDAACQAGVKQLSNQAQELTVDMYAHYSSSFEKNDNLKALFGSITVDSPSYFNARCLNFCLLVTKMLEIWTDLVSYFGSCDANDDKAKLICSRLQDPKVRATFTFLERALKPLHNFQMHLQTPEGAAQADLQLILEEASNLLSTYTCYFLRPQAAARFLEEHDTQILKDKSSHLSSPELGGKAVEDILNESSEALPPFREEVLSFYIALTSCIAEKLPLKDGLLRSIAQLLNPQSRQKVTQTAVGELGTKLGLCSSPEEVNQLTSEFLQYQLAEEGEENHSAEVSREKHWASVLRDSKQTVFRRLVLTLLALPCPPLDAQHVFNQAFENGDAAHLSDSEAERESEYKYSKEVNGHSIGVKQCEVRLTKINKLKKKCEDSSGENGIFKEMKEASRGSFGWESSLRQKPQARAVFQAGASTRAKPVGLDKDSKNGLESQDEVSQESSPSSKFTPRSRRKHVYQDGKGFLTGELVWGKVKGFSWWPGLVTSWKTKSAPPGMRRVEWFGDGMFSEIYTEGLLAFSTFTKCFCKNSFDCLPLYKEAIYQIIELAGERCGKSFAAAEGVKEKELKLMLDWASEGFLPSGPNGLLPPDSASHAETSDSAQSDYQPPAKRKYVYKNKATAVAITYSRESIPEKLKEEGVTIEDLCLSCGSSEIEVSHPLFEGALCQKCKMNFSETLYRYDEDGYQSYCTVCCAGLEVILCGIASCCRCFCKDCLEILVGPGTFDQLKDEDPWSCYMCKPSQCAGNLQLRPDWSVKVQDFFANNSAMEFEPHRLYPSILADQRRPIKVLSLFDGIATGYLVLKDLGVKMDRYVAAEICEDSIAVGMIKHKGKIEYVNDVRTITRKHLAEWGPFDLLIGGSPCNDLSMVNPLRKGLFEGTGRLFFEFYRILAMLKPKEGDDRPFFWLFENVVFMSAHDKADICRFLECNPILVDAVKVSPAHRARYFWGNLPGMNRPLATSLDDKVSLQDCLELGRTAKFDKVRTITTKSNSIRQGKHGPLPVDMNGREDYLWCTEMEQIFGFPKHYTDVNNMGRGQRQRVLGRSWSVPVIRHLFAPLKDYFECE